From a region of the Rhodococcus sp. 4CII genome:
- a CDS encoding class I SAM-dependent methyltransferase, giving the protein MTERLSGPAPDSDGMWSTALARGLIREDALRSTSYSDTGYIDLLEPHPRSRPTVAQRAMANRTVAAVYERLWRPIAVAALSLHGLSVAEERERAADALHLDGGQRVLDVACGPGNFTSFFADRLVGDGFVIGVDNSPAMLERAVHDNARARAVYLRADAAGLPFDDRTFDAVCCFAALYLVAEPCAVLREMVRVLAPGGRIAVMTSYGRESLLVRKGLELGATLCGVRVFDRTTVPAFLTTAGLVDVEQQLRGISQFVSARRRG; this is encoded by the coding sequence ATGACCGAACGATTATCCGGTCCGGCTCCGGACTCCGACGGGATGTGGTCGACAGCGCTGGCCCGGGGACTCATCCGCGAGGATGCGCTGCGCTCGACGAGCTACTCGGACACCGGCTACATCGACCTACTCGAGCCGCATCCTCGGTCGCGGCCGACCGTCGCGCAGCGGGCGATGGCCAACAGAACCGTCGCCGCCGTCTACGAACGACTGTGGCGGCCCATCGCCGTCGCGGCGCTGAGCCTGCACGGGCTGTCCGTGGCCGAGGAGCGCGAACGGGCAGCCGACGCCCTGCATCTCGACGGCGGGCAACGCGTCCTCGACGTGGCGTGCGGGCCGGGGAACTTCACCAGCTTCTTCGCCGACCGGCTCGTCGGCGACGGATTCGTCATCGGCGTGGACAACTCGCCGGCGATGCTCGAGCGCGCAGTTCACGACAACGCGCGTGCCCGGGCGGTCTACCTCCGTGCCGACGCGGCCGGCCTTCCGTTCGACGACCGGACGTTCGATGCTGTGTGCTGTTTCGCGGCGCTCTACCTGGTGGCGGAGCCGTGTGCCGTGCTCCGCGAGATGGTGCGTGTGTTGGCACCCGGTGGCCGGATCGCGGTGATGACCAGCTACGGTCGCGAATCCCTTCTCGTGCGAAAGGGACTCGAGCTGGGCGCGACGTTGTGTGGGGTACGGGTCTTCGACCGCACGACCGTCCCGGCATTCCTTACCACCGCCGGACTCGTCGACGTCGAGCAACAACTGCGCGGCATCTCGCAGTTCGTCAGCGCCCG
- a CDS encoding transglycosylase family protein, whose amino-acid sequence MITRTVRQRTLGWIALIGAVAAALLGLAAGSASAAPHDWDAVAECESGGDWTTDTGNGFYGGLQFTPETWKANGGKGDPSEASEAEQIRVAENVLKTQGPGAWPVCGQYLKKGGTPPVVEAPKPTPAPAPAIEKPAPPIEKPAPAIETPEVETPKVQTPGRESPAPVEAPDPETSVPVQAPAPAEAPAEAPATAEDAATVKAAAQAALDGARALAEQNGSSQVFEQRVAAGR is encoded by the coding sequence ATGATCACTCGCACTGTTAGACAACGCACCCTCGGTTGGATCGCCCTGATCGGCGCGGTCGCTGCCGCCCTCCTGGGACTGGCCGCCGGAAGTGCGTCCGCCGCGCCGCACGACTGGGACGCAGTCGCGGAATGCGAAAGCGGGGGCGATTGGACCACAGACACCGGAAACGGCTTCTACGGCGGCCTTCAGTTCACGCCGGAAACCTGGAAGGCGAACGGCGGAAAGGGCGACCCCTCGGAAGCCAGTGAGGCCGAGCAGATCCGGGTCGCCGAGAACGTCCTGAAAACTCAGGGCCCCGGCGCGTGGCCCGTCTGCGGCCAGTATCTGAAGAAGGGCGGCACACCGCCCGTCGTCGAGGCGCCGAAGCCGACCCCGGCGCCTGCACCGGCGATCGAGAAGCCCGCTCCGCCGATCGAGAAGCCCGCCCCGGCCATCGAGACACCCGAGGTCGAGACGCCGAAGGTCCAGACCCCCGGCCGCGAGTCACCGGCCCCGGTCGAGGCTCCCGATCCCGAGACCTCCGTGCCAGTGCAGGCTCCGGCGCCCGCCGAAGCGCCCGCTGAAGCGCCCGCCACCGCCGAGGACGCCGCGACTGTGAAGGCGGCCGCCCAGGCGGCCCTGGACGGCGCCCGCGCGCTTGCCGAGCAGAACGGGTCGAGCCAGGTGTTCGAGCAGAGAGTTGCAGCGGGACGGTAA